A single genomic interval of Zingiber officinale cultivar Zhangliang chromosome 4A, Zo_v1.1, whole genome shotgun sequence harbors:
- the LOC121971918 gene encoding rust resistance kinase Lr10-like produces the protein MASFSTPISVPLLFLLLLCHAALLLGKSHRPPSSCGDIDIRNPLRLCGDPDGCGNDSFELSCEGNRTVYSDSHSEKYLVTEISYKTYATTLQLKYSGFLSDTNCRLPNHSFKSNTFHMGRRFDEQYRILWASFMNCTQEVESQEYVAVPCLRGSSSTTYVVVNDNSYQLLYLKNSCSFLTTVPVENSLSPGDHDIFKLLRKGFLVYCTPLHSVKFCWEELKYALATLGGLSLLYKIVHAISFGLQFLSCVCNNRAIADVLGILASVLRCLIFASLVARLILAPLCAFGFLLLNCWRRSRAPEDAVEKFLRNQQQSLSPTRYAYNDIVAMTGHFRERLGQGGFGAVFKGHIMGTYPVAVKLLGGSNFHGQDFINEVDTIGRIHHLNVVRLLGFCSEGSKRALVYEFMPNGSLDRYIFSSKSKSNRNGECSSRRRLSSPKLNEIALGVARGINYLHTGCHMQILHFDIKPHNVLLDHNFTPKVSDFGLAKLCPKDCSLVSMSAARGTIGYIAPELISRSFGIISYKSDVYSFGMLLLEIAGRRRNVDHKAENSSQIYYPSWIYVQLVQLQEVRAGAETDDINLEIDEIERKLSMVGLWCIQIKSCDRPSMSEVVEMLEGDINNIHMPPKPFFSSTQSQSHSHSQSNLVKVSYAQSSSVGLHGISENDDLSELE, from the exons ATGGCATCATTTTCCACGCCGATCTCTGTTCCTCTGCTCTTTCTCCTCCTCCTGTGCCATGCTGCGTTGCTACTTGGCAAATCTCATCGTCCTCCATCTTCCTGTGGCGACATCGACATACGAAATCCACTCCGGCTATGCGGCGATCCTGACGGATGTGGCAACGATAGCTTCGAGCTCAGCTGCGAGGGAAACCGCACAGTCTATAGTGACTCCCATTCTGAGAAATACTTGGTCACTGAGATCTCATATAAAACTTATGCCACAACGCTCCAGCTCAAGTATAGTGGTTTCTTGTCCGACACGAATTGCCGTCTTCCCAACCATTCTTTCAAGAGCAATACATTTCATATGGGCCGGCGGTTTGATGAACAATACAGGATTTTATGGGCCAGTTTCATGAACTGCACGCAGGAGGTAGAAAGTCAGGAGTATGTGGCAGTCCCTTGCCTTCGCGGCAGCAGCTCAACTACATACGTCGTCGTTAACGACAACTCGTATCAGCTATTGTATCTCAAGAACTCATGTAGCTTCTTAACCACCGTGCCAGTCGAGAACTCGCTAAGTCCAGGTGATCACGACATCTTTAAGCTCCTGCGAAAGGGATTCCTGGTATACTGCACTCCATTACACTCGGTGAAATTCTGTTGGGAAGAACTAAA GTACGCTCTTGCAACTCTTGGAGGTCTTAGTCTCCTTTACAAGATTGTCCATGCCATCTCTTTCGGCCTTCAATTCCTGTCGTGCGTCTGCAATAATCGGGCCATAGCGGATGTTCTTGGAATACTCGCCTCTGTTTTGCGGTGTCTCATTTTTGCCTCACTAG TGGCCAGATTAATATTGGCACCTCTATGTGCCTTTGGATTCCTCCTACTCAATTGCTGGAGGAGAAGCAGGGCACCCGAGGACGCCGTCGAGAAGTTCCTTCGCAACCAACAGCAATCTCTTTCGCCCACGCGCTACGCCTACAATGACATCGTCGCCATGACCGGCCACTTCAGGGAAAGGCTAGGCCAAGGCGGCTTCGGCGCCGTCTTCAAGGGCCACATCATGGGAACATACCCTGTCGCCGTTAAGCTCCTGGGCGGATCCAACTTCCACGGCCAAGATTTCATCAACGAGGTGGACACCATCGGAAGAATCCACCACCTGAACGTCGTGCGTCTTCTCGGGTTTTGCTCGGAGGGATCGAAGAGGGCGCTGGTCTACGAGTTCATGCCCAACGGGTCGCTCGACAGGTACATTTTCTcctccaaatccaaatccaatcgcAATGGGGAATGCAGCAGTAGGCGCCGCCTTAGCTCGCCGAAGCTCAACGAGATTGCCTTGGGCGTGGCCAGAGGCATCAACTACCTCCACACCGGATGCCACATGCAGATCTTGCATTTCGACATCAAGCCGCACAACGTTCTCCTCGATCACAATTTCACCCCCAAAGTTTCAGATTTCGGACTGGCAAAGCTCTGCCCCAAGGACTGTAGCCTAGTCTCTATGAGTGCCGCAAGGGGGACGATTGGATATATAGCACCCGAGTTGATCTCTAGAAGCTTTGGGATCATATCGTACAAGTCCGATGTGTATAGTTTCGGGATGTTGCTCTTGGAGATTGCTGGCAGAAGGAGGAATGTGGATCACAAAGCAGAGAATTCGAGCCAAATTTATTACCCTTCGTGGATTTATGTTCAACTCGTGCAACTACAGGAGGTAAGAGCTGGAGCAGAGACTGATGATATTAACTTGGAAATCGATGAAATCGAGAGAAAGCTGTCCATGGTGGGACTCTGGTGCATACAGATAAAATCATGTGATCGTCCCTCCATGAGCGAGGTTGTGGAGATGCTGGAGGGGGATATAAACAACATCCACATGCCACCCAAGCCATTCTTTTCCTCCACACAATCACAATCACATTCACATTCACAATCGAATCTTGTTAAGGTATCATATGCTCAGTCATCTTCTGTGGGGTTGCATGGTATCTCAGAGAACGATGATCTTTCAGAACTTGAATAG
- the LOC121971919 gene encoding LEAF RUST 10 DISEASE-RESISTANCE LOCUS RECEPTOR-LIKE PROTEIN KINASE-like 2.3, producing MASFSTPLSVPLLFLLLLCHAALLLGKSHRPPSSCGDIDIQNPFRLCGDPDGCGNDSFELSCEGNRTVYSDSHSEKYLVTEISYRFYATTLRLMHSGFLSDTNCRLPNHSFKSNTFHMGRRFDEQYRILWASFMNCTQEVESQEYVAVPCLRGSSSTTYVVVNDNSYQLLYLKNSCSFLTTVPVENLLSPGDHDIFKLLRNGFLVYCTPLHSVKFCWEGLKYEALVTFAGPSLLSQITYAILFGLEFLSCVCNNRALADVLGILALVLRYLFLASLVARLILAPLCAFGFLLLNCWRRARAPEDAVEKFLRNQQQSLSPTRYAYTDIVAMTGHFRERLGQGGFGAVFKGHIMGTYPVAVKLLGGSNFHGQDFINEVDTIGRIHHLNVVRLLGFCSEGSKRALVYEFMPNGSLDRYIFSSKSNRNGACSSRRRLSSRKLNEIALGVARGINYLHTGCHMQILHFDIKPHNVLLDHNFTPKVSDFGLAKLCPKDCSLVSMSAARGTIGYIAPELISRSFGIISYKSDVYSFGMLLLEIAGRRRNVDHKAENSSQIYYPSWIYDQLVQLQEFGGAEADDINLEIDEIERKLSMVGLWCIQMKSYDRPSMSEAVEMLEGDINNIHMPPKPFFSSTQSQSQSNLVKVSYVQSSSVGLHGISDNDDLSELE from the exons ATGGCATCATTTTCCACGCCGCTCTCTGTTCCTCTGCTCTTTCTCCTCCTCCTGTGCCATGCTGCCTTGCTACTTGGAAAATCTCATCGTCCTCCTTCTTCCTGCGGCGACATCGACATACAAAATCCATTCCGGCTATGCGGCGATCCTGACGGATGCGGCAACGATAGCTTCGAACTCAGCTGCGAGGGAAACCGCACAGTCTATAGTGACTCCCATTCTGAGAAATACTTGGTCACTGAGATCTCATATCGATTTTATGCCACAACGCTCCGGCTCATGCACAGTGGTTTCTTGTCCGACACGAATTGCCGTCTTCCCAACCATTCTTTCAAGAGCAATACATTTCATATGGGCCGGCGGTTTGATGAACAATACAGGATTTTATGGGCCAGTTTCATGAACTGCACGCAGGAGGTAGAAAGTCAGGAGTATGTGGCAGTCCCTTGCCTTCGCGGCAGCAGCTCAACTACATACGTCGTCGTTAACGACAACTCGTATCAGCTATTGTATCTCAAGAACTCATGTAGCTTCTTAACCACTGTGCCAGTCGAGAACTTGCTAAGTCCAGGTGATCACGACATCTTTAAACTCCTGCGAAACGGATTCCTGGTATACTGCACTCCATTACACTCGGTGAAATTCTGTTGGGAAGGACTAAA GTACGAGGCTCTTGTAACTTTTGCAGGTCCTAGTCTCCTTTCCCAGATTACCTATGCCATCCTTTTTGGGCTTGAATTCCTGTCGTGCGTCTGCAATAATCGGGCCTTAGCGGATGTTCTTGGAATACTCGCCCTTGTTTTGCGGTATCTCTTTCTTGCCTCACTAG TGGCGAGATTAATATTGGCACCTCTGTGTGCCTTTGGATTCCTCCTACTCAATTGCTGGAGGAGAGCACGAGCACCCGAGGACGCCGTCGAGAAGTTCCTTCGCAACCAACAGCAATCTCTTTCGCCCACGCGCTACGCCTACACGGACATCGTCGCCATGACCGGCCACTTCAGGGAACGGCTAGGCCAAGGCGGCTTCGGCGCCGTCTTCAAGGGCCACATCATGGGAACATACCCTGTCGCCGTTAAGCTCCTGGGCGGATCCAACTTTCACGGCCAAGATTTCATCAACGAGGTGGACACCATCGGAAGAATCCACCACCTGAACGTCGTGCGCCTTCTCGGGTTTTGCTCGGAGGGATCGAAGAGGGCGCTGGTCTACGAGTTCATGCCCAACGGGTCGCTCGACAGGTATATTTTCTCCTCCAAATCCAATCGCAATGGAGCATGCAGCAGTAGACGCCGCCTTAGTTCGCGCAAGCTCAATGAGATTGCCTTGGGCGTGGCAAGAGGCATCAACTACCTCCACACCGGATGCCACATGCAGATCTTGCACTTCGACATCAAGCCGCACAACGTTCTCCTCGATCACAATTTCACCCCCAAGGTTTCAGATTTCGGACTGGCAAAGCTCTGCCCCAAGGACTGTAGCCTAGTCTCTATGAGTGCCGCAAGGGGGACGATTGGATATATAGCACCCGAGTTGATCTCTCGAAGCTTTGGGATCATATCGTACAAGTCCGATGTGTATAGTTTCGGGATGCTGCTCTTGGAGATTGCTGGCAGAAGGAGGAATGTGGATCACAAAGCAGAGAATTCGAGCCAAATTTATTACCCTTCGTGGATTTATGATCAACTCGTGCAACTACAGGAATTTGGAGGAGCAGAGGCTGATGATATTAACTTGGAAATCGATGAAATCGAGAGAAAGTTATCCATGGTGGGACTCTGGTGCATACAGATGAAATCATATGATCGTCCCTCCATGAGCGAGGCTGTGGAGATGCTGGAGGGGGATATAAACAACATCCACATGCCACCCAAGCCATTCTTTTCCTCCACACAATCACAGTCACAATCGAATCTTGTTAAGGTATCATATGTTCAGTCATCTTCTGTAGGGTTGCATGGTATCTCAGACAACGATGATCTTTCAGAACTTGAATAG